In Bacillus sp. Marseille-Q1617, a genomic segment contains:
- a CDS encoding L-threonylcarbamoyladenylate synthase — MIKRWIVENDVDNKESYPQIVDAARILQQNEVVAFPTETVYGLGANAKSDEAVDKIFKAKGRPSDNPLIVHISNKDQLIELVEDIPEAAGELISSYWPGPLTLIFQKKEGVLSEKVTAGLDTVAIRMPDHPVALAIIEESGLPIAAPSANRSGKPSPTTAQHVIDDLEDRIIGVVDGGETGVGVESTVVDCTGPVPVILRPGGVTKEQLQEVVGEVSVDPSLKEGKGAPKSPGMKYTHYAPDAPVYLVDGTRDDVQKLVDEKKSEGLKAGVLTTDEFVEDYRADVVLSVGRRNDLKTVAHGLYDTLRAFNNSDVDIIFAEMFPEEGVGLAIMNRLQKAAGYRVIKP, encoded by the coding sequence ATGATAAAACGTTGGATTGTGGAAAATGATGTGGATAACAAAGAAAGTTATCCACAAATTGTGGATGCAGCTCGGATTTTGCAGCAAAATGAGGTTGTGGCATTTCCGACAGAGACGGTTTATGGACTTGGGGCAAACGCAAAAAGTGATGAGGCCGTCGATAAGATTTTTAAAGCAAAGGGAAGGCCATCCGATAATCCACTGATTGTCCACATCTCGAATAAAGATCAATTAATAGAGCTGGTTGAAGATATTCCGGAAGCGGCGGGAGAGTTGATTTCTTCCTACTGGCCGGGACCGTTGACCCTTATTTTTCAAAAAAAAGAGGGGGTACTTTCAGAGAAAGTGACGGCTGGACTCGATACGGTCGCGATCCGGATGCCGGACCATCCCGTGGCGCTTGCCATTATTGAAGAATCGGGTCTGCCGATTGCGGCGCCGAGTGCGAATCGTTCGGGAAAACCGAGCCCGACCACGGCTCAGCATGTGATCGATGACCTTGAGGACCGCATCATCGGAGTAGTTGACGGCGGTGAGACGGGTGTTGGCGTTGAATCGACCGTTGTTGATTGTACAGGACCGGTTCCTGTCATCTTGCGTCCGGGCGGTGTCACCAAAGAGCAGCTTCAGGAAGTCGTCGGGGAAGTGAGCGTGGATCCTTCATTGAAAGAAGGGAAGGGCGCGCCTAAATCACCCGGGATGAAATATACGCATTATGCCCCGGATGCCCCGGTATACTTGGTCGATGGGACGCGGGACGACGTTCAAAAGCTTGTGGATGAGAAAAAGAGTGAGGGATTGAAGGCCGGTGTGTTGACCACAGATGAATTTGTGGAGGATTACCGTGCTGACGTCGTGCTCTCTGTTGGACGGCGGAACGATTTGAAAACGGTCGCCCACGGGCTTTACGATACGCTTCGGGCATTCAATAACAGTGATGTTGATATTATTTTTGCCGAGATGTTCCCTGAAGAAGGAGTCGGGCTTGCGATTATGAACCGGCTTCAGAAAGCGGCGGGGTATCGGGTGATAAAGCCTTGA
- the fdaB gene encoding class IIb fructose-bisphosphate aldolase FdaB: MPLVSMKDMLIKAKENSYAVGQFNLNNLEFTQAILQAAEEEKSPVILGVSEGAARYMSGFTTVVKMVEGLMEDLNITVPVAIHLDHGSSYDKCKEAIDAGFTSVMIDASHGPFEENIEITSKVVEYAHSKGVSVEAELGTVGGQEDDVVADGVIYADPKECQELVERTGIDTLAPALGSVHGPYKGEPNLGFKEMEEIGAATGVPLVLHGGTGIPTKDIQKAISYGTAKINVNTENQIASAKKVREVLAADSEVYDPRKYMGPAREAIKATVIGKMREFGSSNQA; this comes from the coding sequence ATGCCTTTAGTTTCAATGAAAGACATGCTTATCAAAGCAAAAGAAAACAGCTATGCTGTTGGTCAATTCAACTTGAATAACCTTGAGTTCACTCAAGCGATCCTTCAAGCGGCTGAAGAAGAGAAATCACCTGTCATCCTTGGTGTTTCTGAAGGTGCAGCCCGTTACATGAGCGGTTTCACAACAGTAGTAAAAATGGTGGAGGGTCTTATGGAAGACTTGAACATCACAGTACCTGTTGCGATCCACCTTGACCACGGTTCAAGCTATGACAAATGTAAAGAAGCGATTGACGCTGGTTTCACATCAGTCATGATCGACGCTTCTCACGGTCCTTTCGAAGAGAACATCGAAATCACTTCCAAAGTGGTTGAATATGCTCACTCTAAAGGTGTTTCTGTTGAAGCTGAGCTTGGTACAGTCGGCGGACAGGAAGATGACGTAGTAGCTGACGGCGTTATCTATGCTGATCCTAAAGAATGCCAAGAGCTGGTTGAACGTACTGGAATCGACACTCTTGCTCCTGCATTAGGTTCAGTGCACGGTCCTTACAAAGGTGAACCAAACCTTGGTTTCAAAGAAATGGAAGAAATCGGTGCGGCGACAGGAGTACCTCTAGTACTTCACGGCGGAACTGGTATTCCGACAAAAGATATCCAAAAAGCGATCTCTTATGGAACAGCTAAAATCAACGTAAACACTGAAAACCAAATCGCTTCTGCTAAAAAAGTACGAGAAGTACTTGCAGCAGACTCTGAAGTGTACGATCCACGTAAATACATGGGTCCTGCACGCGAAGCGATCAAAGCGACGGTAATCGGTAAAATGCGTGAATTTGGTTCTTCTAACCAAGCGTAA
- the spoIIR gene encoding stage II sporulation protein R → MKTKHVVLSYILILTLGTIVSLYIPKQEIVAQEPMVIPQEAIRLRILANSDLEKDQNVKRLVRDEVNKEITKWVGSLTSQEEAKNIIKAGLPELQKIAEDVVAEQGLDQNVAIDFDKVQFPTKLYGQYLYPAGEYEAVLITLGKGEGANWWCVLYPPLCFLDFSTGNAVRSPGFETTVEASGDVITEVDPEDELAEETGEPAEEVVTELAEKDENGLDNPSEKVETEVVEETVEVPAGAGEEQESVEESLEQVNSQETIVKENKLIDGFQTKVQVETKEQPVSEQVFVEEGEQEEVKVRFFVVDFVKGLFN, encoded by the coding sequence ATGAAAACAAAACACGTGGTATTATCTTATATTCTCATTCTTACTTTAGGGACAATCGTAAGTTTATATATTCCGAAACAGGAAATCGTGGCACAGGAGCCGATGGTGATTCCACAGGAGGCGATTCGCCTGCGTATCCTGGCAAACAGTGACTTGGAAAAAGACCAGAACGTGAAACGATTGGTACGGGACGAGGTAAATAAAGAGATTACAAAATGGGTCGGCAGCCTCACATCACAGGAAGAAGCGAAGAACATCATCAAAGCGGGATTGCCGGAACTTCAGAAGATTGCGGAAGACGTGGTCGCAGAACAAGGTTTGGATCAAAACGTGGCAATCGATTTTGACAAAGTTCAGTTCCCTACAAAGCTTTATGGACAGTATCTATATCCGGCAGGTGAGTATGAAGCGGTATTGATCACACTTGGAAAAGGTGAAGGAGCGAACTGGTGGTGCGTACTGTACCCTCCTCTCTGCTTCCTGGATTTCTCAACAGGCAACGCAGTAAGAAGCCCGGGATTTGAAACAACGGTCGAAGCAAGCGGAGATGTCATCACTGAAGTTGATCCGGAAGACGAACTTGCGGAAGAAACAGGAGAACCTGCTGAAGAAGTGGTAACTGAATTAGCTGAGAAAGATGAAAACGGATTGGATAATCCTTCAGAAAAAGTTGAAACTGAAGTGGTGGAAGAGACAGTGGAAGTTCCAGCCGGAGCAGGAGAAGAGCAAGAATCTGTCGAAGAAAGCTTGGAACAAGTAAATTCCCAAGAAACCATCGTGAAAGAAAACAAACTAATCGACGGATTTCAAACAAAAGTACAAGTGGAAACAAAAGAACAACCAGTTAGTGAACAGGTCTTTGTAGAAGAAGGCGAGCAGGAAGAAGTAAAAGTCCGGTTCTTCGTGGTTGATTTTGTAAAAGGATTGTTTAATTAA
- a CDS encoding GNAT family N-acetyltransferase, whose amino-acid sequence MTKTIRQATHEDIYKVIGFLVKAGLSTEGVKNTIDCFLVVEDEEKNLIGTLGIEMRGSTGLLRSLVVTPAFDSEEIFTLFQEIFKLAKEKDLSKLYLITNRRASLNFFEVLGFQQEPQAFVDELKDFVHAKQLSTVDNLLTMSLQL is encoded by the coding sequence ATGACAAAAACAATCAGGCAGGCAACACATGAGGACATCTATAAAGTAATTGGATTTCTTGTCAAAGCGGGATTGAGCACTGAAGGGGTTAAGAACACGATTGACTGTTTCCTGGTGGTGGAAGATGAGGAAAAGAATCTGATCGGGACGCTTGGAATCGAGATGCGCGGCAGTACCGGGCTGCTTCGTTCGCTGGTTGTCACCCCTGCCTTTGACAGTGAAGAAATCTTTACCCTCTTCCAGGAGATTTTTAAGCTTGCAAAAGAGAAAGACTTATCCAAGCTTTACTTGATTACAAATCGGCGAGCTTCATTAAATTTCTTTGAAGTTTTAGGTTTTCAACAGGAACCACAGGCGTTTGTGGATGAACTGAAAGATTTCGTTCATGCCAAACAGTTATCCACAGTGGATAATCTGCTGACGATGAGCCTTCAACTGTAA
- the glpX gene encoding class II fructose-bisphosphatase — protein sequence MERSLSMELVRVTEGAALASARWMGRGKKDEADDAATSAMRDVFDTVPMKGTVVIGEGEMDEAPMLYIGEKLGTGYGPRVDVAVDPLEGTNIVASGGWNALAVLAVADHGNLLNAPDMYMDKIAVGPEAVGKIDINASVIDNLKAVAKAKNKDIEDVVATVLNRERHQHIIQQLREAGARIKLINDGDVAGAMNTAFDHTGVDILFGSGGAPEGVLAAVALKCLGGEIQGKLLPQNDAELQRCISMGLDVDKILRMEDLVTGDDAIFAATGVTDGELLRGVQLKGTYGLTHSVVMRAKSGTVRFIDGRHSLQKKPNLVIK from the coding sequence ATGGAAAGAAGTTTATCAATGGAGCTGGTTCGGGTAACGGAAGGAGCGGCCCTTGCATCAGCTAGATGGATGGGGCGCGGCAAGAAGGACGAAGCGGATGATGCCGCAACGTCTGCCATGCGTGACGTATTTGATACGGTACCAATGAAGGGAACTGTGGTCATCGGTGAAGGGGAAATGGACGAAGCGCCGATGCTGTATATCGGTGAAAAGCTTGGGACAGGTTACGGTCCCCGCGTCGATGTGGCAGTGGACCCGCTTGAAGGAACGAATATCGTCGCTTCCGGCGGCTGGAATGCACTTGCAGTCCTTGCGGTTGCCGATCACGGGAACCTGTTGAACGCTCCGGATATGTATATGGATAAAATTGCGGTTGGCCCGGAAGCCGTTGGCAAGATTGATATCAACGCTTCCGTCATCGATAATCTGAAAGCTGTGGCAAAAGCAAAGAACAAAGATATTGAAGACGTTGTGGCGACGGTGCTGAACCGTGAGCGTCACCAGCACATCATCCAGCAGTTGAGGGAAGCGGGTGCACGCATCAAGCTGATCAATGACGGGGATGTTGCCGGCGCGATGAATACAGCATTCGATCACACGGGAGTCGATATTCTTTTCGGATCAGGCGGTGCCCCTGAAGGTGTGCTTGCAGCCGTAGCGCTGAAATGCCTTGGCGGGGAAATCCAAGGGAAGCTCCTGCCTCAAAACGATGCCGAGCTTCAACGGTGCATCAGTATGGGGCTTGATGTAGATAAGATTTTACGCATGGAAGACCTCGTAACGGGAGACGACGCGATATTCGCTGCAACAGGCGTAACCGACGGGGAACTCCTTAGAGGCGTTCAGCTGAAAGGAACATACGGATTGACCCACTCAGTCGTCATGCGTGCCAAATCCGGAACCGTCCGCTTCATCGACGGCCGTCACAGCCTTCAGAAGAAGCCGAACTTGGTTATTAAATAA
- the rho gene encoding transcription termination factor Rho: MEELTISSLENMKLKELYELAKRYKVSYYSKLTKKELIFAILKVRAEQEGFFFMEGVLEIIQSEGFGFLRPINYSPSSEDIYISASQIRRFDLRNGDKVSGKVRPPKENERYFGLLHVEMVNGEEPEAAKERVHFPALTPLYPDRQITLETTPNRISTRVMDLMAPVGFGQRGLIVAPPKAGKTMLLKEIANSITTNNPEAELIILLIDERPEEVTDIERSVDAEVVSSTFDEVPENHIKVAELVLERAMRLVEHKRDVVILMDSITRLARAYNLVIPPSGRTLSGGIDPAAFHRPKRFFGAARNIEEGGSLTVLATALVDTGSRMDDVIYEEFKGTGNMELHLDRSLAERRIFPAIDIRRSGTRKEELLIQQDHLDKLWAIRKAMSDQPDFAEKLMRKLKQSKTNHEFFEVLTEEAKKR, from the coding sequence ATGGAAGAGTTAACAATCTCCAGCTTAGAAAATATGAAGCTGAAAGAGCTTTATGAGCTGGCTAAGCGATACAAAGTTTCATATTATAGTAAATTAACAAAAAAAGAATTGATTTTTGCCATTCTGAAAGTAAGAGCAGAGCAGGAAGGCTTCTTCTTCATGGAAGGTGTCCTTGAAATCATCCAATCTGAAGGCTTCGGTTTCTTAAGACCGATCAATTATTCCCCAAGCTCAGAGGATATTTATATTTCTGCATCCCAAATCCGCCGCTTCGATCTTCGTAATGGAGACAAAGTGTCCGGTAAGGTGCGTCCTCCGAAAGAAAATGAGCGTTATTTCGGACTTCTGCATGTGGAAATGGTCAACGGCGAAGAGCCGGAGGCAGCGAAGGAACGCGTTCACTTCCCAGCCCTTACGCCATTATATCCTGACCGTCAAATCACACTCGAAACAACACCGAACAGGATTTCAACGCGGGTCATGGACTTGATGGCACCGGTCGGATTCGGGCAGCGGGGTCTCATCGTGGCACCGCCTAAAGCCGGTAAGACGATGCTTTTAAAAGAAATCGCGAATTCGATCACAACGAATAATCCTGAAGCGGAATTGATCATCCTTCTGATCGATGAACGGCCTGAAGAAGTGACCGACATCGAACGTTCAGTGGATGCGGAAGTCGTTTCTTCTACGTTTGACGAAGTTCCTGAAAATCACATCAAAGTGGCTGAGCTCGTCCTCGAACGTGCGATGCGCCTGGTTGAGCACAAGCGTGACGTCGTGATCCTGATGGACAGCATCACCCGCCTTGCACGTGCATACAATCTTGTCATCCCGCCAAGCGGCCGTACATTGTCCGGCGGTATCGACCCGGCAGCGTTCCACCGTCCGAAGCGATTCTTCGGTGCGGCGCGTAATATCGAGGAAGGCGGAAGCTTGACGGTCCTTGCAACGGCACTGGTAGACACCGGTTCCCGTATGGATGACGTCATCTATGAAGAATTTAAGGGAACAGGCAACATGGAACTCCATCTTGACCGTTCACTTGCTGAAAGACGTATCTTCCCGGCCATCGACATCCGCCGTTCCGGTACACGTAAAGAAGAACTTCTTATCCAGCAGGATCATCTTGATAAACTATGGGCCATCCGTAAAGCGATGTCCGATCAGCCCGATTTCGCAGAGAAGCTTATGCGCAAGCTGAAACAATCGAAAACGAATCACGAGTTTTTCGAAGTGTTGACAGAAGAAGCAAAGAAGCGTTAA
- the prmC gene encoding peptide chain release factor N(5)-glutamine methyltransferase, whose product MTVTVFEALKWASSFLKENNRDDNAGEIYLRHLLGLSRSSLLAEQRSEVPQDKWEEFQVGIRKHAAGVPIQHIIGFEEFYGRVFKVNEHVLIPRPETEELIYYGLEKLKRLFPRGGSLRAADIGTGSGAIGVTLKLEAGGWPIDMMAVDISEEALAVAKENSLRLGAAVDFYQGDLLQPLVDKGVKLDIMLSNPPYIPLGDRETMSEVVVDHEPQLALFGGEDGYDLYRRFMEELPLMMNETFLIGFEVGAGQGETVADMLRVTFPDAETEVVFDINGKDRMVFCCKE is encoded by the coding sequence ATGACCGTGACTGTATTTGAAGCCCTGAAGTGGGCTTCTTCTTTTTTAAAAGAAAATAACCGGGATGATAACGCAGGGGAAATCTATCTGCGCCATCTGCTTGGGCTGTCGCGTTCGTCTTTGCTTGCTGAACAGCGGAGTGAAGTCCCCCAGGATAAATGGGAAGAGTTCCAGGTGGGGATCCGTAAGCATGCCGCCGGGGTGCCGATCCAGCATATCATCGGTTTTGAAGAGTTTTACGGACGGGTGTTCAAGGTGAATGAGCATGTACTGATTCCGAGACCGGAAACGGAAGAATTGATTTATTATGGTCTTGAGAAGTTGAAACGGCTGTTTCCTCGAGGCGGTTCGCTGCGTGCCGCCGATATCGGTACGGGGAGCGGAGCGATAGGTGTGACGTTGAAGCTTGAAGCCGGGGGATGGCCAATTGACATGATGGCTGTGGATATCTCCGAGGAAGCTCTCGCTGTCGCGAAGGAAAACAGCCTGCGGTTAGGGGCTGCGGTCGATTTTTACCAGGGAGATCTTCTGCAGCCGCTTGTGGACAAGGGAGTGAAGCTTGATATCATGCTCTCGAACCCTCCTTATATACCTTTGGGTGACCGCGAAACCATGTCGGAAGTGGTCGTCGACCATGAACCGCAGCTCGCTTTATTTGGCGGGGAAGACGGTTATGATCTGTACCGGCGGTTTATGGAAGAGCTGCCTTTGATGATGAATGAAACGTTCCTGATCGGATTCGAAGTCGGCGCCGGCCAGGGTGAGACCGTTGCAGACATGCTGCGCGTAACTTTTCCTGATGCAGAGACGGAAGTGGTATTTGATATTAACGGCAAGGACCGGATGGTGTTTTGCTGTAAGGAATAG
- the fsa gene encoding fructose-6-phosphate aldolase, whose protein sequence is MKFFIDTANMDEIREAFEWGIVSGVTTNPSLVAKEKGVTFEDRLKEITELVPGSVSAEVIATDAEGMIKEGRELAKIAPNITIKLPMTPDGLTAASTFSKEGIKTNVTLIFSANQALLAARAGATYVSPFLGRLDDIGHDGLELVSKIAEIFAIHGLETEIIAASTRHPQHITEAALRGAHIATVPLKVLKQLFSHPLTDKGIEAFLNDWNNR, encoded by the coding sequence TTGAAATTTTTTATCGATACAGCAAACATGGACGAAATCAGAGAAGCATTTGAATGGGGAATCGTGTCAGGTGTGACAACCAATCCATCACTTGTGGCAAAAGAAAAAGGTGTCACATTCGAAGACCGCCTGAAAGAAATCACCGAACTCGTACCGGGTTCTGTCAGTGCAGAAGTCATCGCGACAGACGCGGAAGGGATGATCAAGGAAGGAAGGGAGCTTGCAAAGATCGCTCCGAACATCACGATCAAGCTTCCGATGACTCCGGACGGCTTGACGGCTGCATCCACTTTTTCAAAAGAAGGAATCAAGACCAATGTTACATTGATTTTCAGTGCGAATCAGGCCCTTTTGGCGGCCCGTGCAGGAGCGACGTATGTTTCGCCATTCCTGGGAAGATTGGATGATATCGGCCATGACGGCCTTGAGCTGGTTTCAAAGATCGCTGAAATCTTCGCGATCCACGGTCTGGAAACAGAGATCATTGCAGCATCGACACGCCATCCGCAGCATATCACTGAAGCTGCACTGAGAGGCGCGCATATTGCAACCGTGCCGCTTAAAGTATTGAAACAGTTATTCAGCCATCCGCTGACGGATAAAGGAATAGAAGCCTTTTTAAATGACTGGAATAACAGATAA
- a CDS encoding thymidine kinase, with the protein MYVMKQTGWVEVICGSMFSGKSEELIRRVRRTQFAKQEIAVYKPKLDNRYSDESVVSHNGTSVIAKAVEGSSVILEDLNPQVDVVAIDEVQFFDEGIVEVVQKLANSGYRVILAGLDQDFRGEPFGPMPELMSIAEQVTKLQAVCAVCGSPASRTQRLINGEPAGYDDPVILVGASEAYEPRCRHHHEVPKGLSVSPDMVKEV; encoded by the coding sequence GTGTATGTCATGAAGCAAACCGGTTGGGTGGAAGTCATTTGCGGCAGCATGTTCTCTGGAAAATCAGAAGAACTTATCCGCAGGGTCAGACGCACTCAATTCGCAAAGCAGGAAATTGCTGTGTATAAGCCAAAATTAGATAATCGCTACAGCGATGAATCGGTCGTATCCCACAATGGTACCTCGGTCATTGCAAAGGCAGTCGAGGGGTCGTCTGTCATCCTTGAGGATCTGAATCCTCAGGTCGATGTAGTCGCCATTGACGAGGTTCAATTTTTCGACGAAGGCATCGTGGAAGTCGTGCAGAAGCTTGCGAACAGCGGATACCGCGTGATCCTTGCGGGACTCGACCAGGATTTCCGGGGAGAACCATTCGGTCCGATGCCGGAGCTCATGTCCATTGCGGAGCAAGTGACCAAGCTACAAGCCGTATGTGCCGTCTGCGGCTCTCCGGCGAGCAGGACACAGCGCCTGATCAACGGTGAACCGGCAGGCTATGACGATCCGGTTATCCTTGTCGGGGCATCCGAAGCCTATGAACCAAGATGCCGCCATCATCATGAGGTTCCTAAGGGCTTGAGTGTCTCGCCTGATATGGTGAAGGAAGTATAA
- a CDS encoding UDP-N-acetylglucosamine 1-carboxyvinyltransferase — protein sequence MEKLKIAGGYPLEGTIKVSGAKNSAVALIPATILADSPVTIEGLPDISDVRTLQDLLEEIGGTVGFEDGEMRVDPSEMVSMPLPSGKVKKLRASYYLMGAMLGRFKKAVIGLPGGCHLGPRPIDQHIKGFEALGAEVTNEQGAIYLRADELKGARIYLDVVSVGATINIMLAAVRAKGRTIIENAAKEPEIIDVATLLSNMGAKIKGAGTDVIRIDGVDELHGCRHTIIPDRIEAGTFMILAAAAGKGVLIDNVIPLHMESVIAKLREMGVPVETNDDQIFIGRADKLKAVDIKTLVYPGFPTDLQQPFTALLTRAEGSAVVTDTIYSARFKHIDELRRMNATIKVEGRSAIVNGPVQLQGAKVKASDLRAGAALVIAGLMAEGITEVTGLEHIDRGYSDLVEKLEGLGATIWREKMSAEELEQLKS from the coding sequence ATGGAAAAGCTTAAGATTGCAGGTGGATATCCACTTGAAGGTACCATAAAAGTCAGTGGTGCGAAAAACAGTGCTGTTGCGTTGATACCGGCTACGATCCTGGCCGACTCACCGGTTACGATTGAAGGTCTGCCGGATATTTCAGACGTGCGCACACTGCAGGACTTACTGGAAGAGATCGGCGGAACGGTCGGTTTCGAAGATGGAGAAATGAGAGTGGACCCAAGTGAAATGGTGTCCATGCCGCTTCCGAGCGGGAAAGTCAAAAAACTCCGAGCTTCCTATTATCTGATGGGAGCGATGCTGGGACGCTTCAAAAAAGCCGTCATCGGTCTGCCGGGGGGCTGTCATTTGGGACCTCGTCCGATCGATCAGCATATTAAAGGGTTCGAAGCGCTTGGTGCAGAAGTGACGAATGAGCAGGGTGCGATTTATCTCCGTGCCGATGAATTGAAGGGTGCCCGTATCTACCTTGATGTTGTAAGCGTAGGCGCTACCATCAATATCATGCTTGCTGCCGTCCGCGCCAAAGGACGCACCATCATCGAAAATGCAGCGAAAGAGCCTGAAATCATCGATGTGGCAACGCTCCTCAGCAACATGGGAGCGAAGATCAAGGGAGCGGGTACTGATGTGATCCGCATCGACGGTGTCGATGAGCTTCACGGATGCCGTCACACGATCATCCCTGACCGCATCGAGGCAGGTACGTTCATGATCCTTGCCGCTGCAGCAGGAAAAGGCGTCTTGATCGACAATGTCATTCCGTTACATATGGAATCAGTGATTGCGAAACTTCGTGAAATGGGGGTTCCCGTTGAAACGAACGATGACCAGATCTTTATCGGCAGAGCGGACAAGCTGAAAGCCGTCGATATCAAGACACTTGTTTATCCTGGATTCCCGACCGACCTTCAGCAGCCGTTCACGGCGCTCCTGACTAGAGCGGAAGGTTCCGCGGTGGTAACGGATACGATTTATTCTGCCCGCTTCAAGCACATCGATGAACTGAGACGGATGAATGCCACGATCAAAGTCGAAGGGCGTTCTGCCATCGTCAATGGACCGGTCCAGCTTCAGGGAGCGAAAGTAAAAGCGAGCGACCTGCGCGCCGGAGCGGCTCTTGTGATTGCAGGCCTGATGGCAGAAGGAATCACAGAAGTCACCGGTCTTGAGCACATCGACCGCGGCTACAGCGATCTCGTTGAAAAACTGGAAGGACTCGGTGCGACGATCTGGCGTGAAAAAATGTCAGCGGAAGAGCTCGAACAATTAAAATCTTAA
- the rpmE gene encoding 50S ribosomal protein L31, whose product MKSAIHPKYNTIKVSCACGNEFETGSVAEEMRVEVCSECHPFYTGRQKFADAGGRVDRFNKKYGLKQKQQ is encoded by the coding sequence ATGAAATCAGCAATTCATCCTAAGTACAACACGATCAAAGTTAGTTGTGCATGTGGTAACGAATTCGAAACTGGTTCTGTAGCAGAAGAAATGCGCGTTGAGGTATGTTCTGAATGCCATCCATTCTACACAGGCCGTCAGAAATTCGCTGACGCAGGTGGACGTGTTGACCGTTTCAACAAAAAATACGGTCTTAAACAAAAACAACAATAA
- the prfA gene encoding peptide chain release factor 1, translating into MFDRLQAVEDRYDKLNELLSDPEIVNDPKKLREYSKEQSDIQATVEAYREYKDISQQYKDAKAMLDEKMDADMREMVKEEVSELEEQIDALEERLKILLIPKDPNDDKNVIMEVRGAAGGDEAALFAGDLYRMYSRYAESQGWKIEVMEATSTGVGGYKEIIFMITGNGAYSKMKYENGAHRVQRVPETESGGRIHTSTATVACLPEAEEVEVDIHEKDIRVDTFASSGPGGQSVNTTMSAVRLTHMPTGVVVSCQDEKSQIKNKEKAMKVLRARVYDKFQREVQAEYDANRKSAVGTGDRSERIRTYNFPQNRVTDHRIGLTIQKLDQILEGKMDEVIDALIIEDQSKLLERMEEV; encoded by the coding sequence GTGTTCGATCGTTTACAAGCAGTGGAAGATCGCTATGATAAGTTAAATGAGCTATTAAGTGATCCGGAAATTGTGAATGACCCAAAGAAGCTAAGAGAATATTCAAAAGAGCAGTCAGATATCCAGGCGACGGTGGAAGCATACCGCGAATATAAAGACATCAGCCAGCAGTATAAAGATGCAAAAGCAATGCTGGATGAGAAGATGGATGCTGACATGCGCGAAATGGTAAAAGAAGAAGTATCCGAGCTTGAAGAGCAGATTGATGCACTGGAAGAGCGTTTGAAAATATTATTGATTCCTAAAGATCCGAATGACGACAAGAACGTTATCATGGAGGTCCGCGGAGCAGCCGGCGGAGACGAGGCAGCACTATTTGCGGGTGACTTGTACCGCATGTACAGCCGTTATGCCGAATCCCAAGGCTGGAAGATCGAAGTCATGGAAGCGACGTCTACAGGTGTCGGCGGTTATAAAGAGATTATCTTTATGATCACAGGTAATGGCGCCTATTCGAAAATGAAATACGAAAATGGTGCGCACCGCGTACAGCGTGTTCCTGAAACCGAATCCGGCGGCCGTATCCATACGTCGACAGCGACAGTGGCATGTCTTCCGGAAGCAGAGGAAGTGGAAGTGGATATCCATGAAAAAGATATCCGCGTAGACACATTTGCATCCAGCGGGCCAGGGGGGCAATCGGTCAATACGACGATGTCTGCTGTCCGTTTGACTCACATGCCAACAGGCGTAGTGGTTTCATGTCAGGATGAGAAATCCCAGATCAAGAACAAAGAGAAAGCCATGAAAGTATTGCGTGCCCGCGTATATGATAAATTCCAACGTGAAGTACAGGCTGAATACGACGCAAACCGTAAGTCTGCCGTTGGGACAGGTGACCGCTCTGAACGTATCCGTACGTACAACTTCCCGCAAAATCGTGTGACCGACCACCGTATCGGTCTGACGATCCAGAAGCTTGACCAGATTCTTGAAGGGAAGATGGATGAAGTCATCGATGCATTGATCATTGAAGACCAATCCAAGCTTCTTGAAAGAATGGAAGAAGTATAA